One genomic segment of Verrucomicrobiia bacterium includes these proteins:
- the mtnP gene encoding S-methyl-5'-thioadenosine phosphorylase, producing the protein MVTHRIGIIGGSGLYQIDGFERQRWRRVRTPFGPPSDALLTGELCGREVVFLPRHGRGHRLLPGELNHRANLWALKSLGVAWVLSVSAVGSLQARYRPRDVVLVDQFFDRTKRAADHTFFGNGIVAHVAFAHPVCEELRRLLLRASKGCGVRIHDGGTYVNMEGPAFSTRAESMLNHRLGFDVVGMTNLGEAKCAREAEIAYATMAMVTDYDCWKEDEAHVTVDLVIENLHRNAAAAQTILQKTLPLIPEAPGWPCHEALKNAILTDRAHWPAATVRRLGPILEKYCAA; encoded by the coding sequence ATGGTCACTCACCGCATTGGCATCATCGGCGGATCCGGCCTGTACCAGATTGACGGGTTCGAGCGTCAGCGCTGGCGGCGCGTCCGGACGCCTTTTGGTCCGCCTTCCGATGCCCTGCTGACCGGGGAGTTGTGCGGACGGGAAGTCGTCTTCCTGCCCCGCCACGGCCGGGGGCATCGTCTGCTTCCCGGGGAGTTGAACCACCGGGCCAATCTCTGGGCATTGAAGTCGCTGGGCGTGGCTTGGGTACTCAGTGTGAGTGCCGTCGGATCGTTGCAGGCGCGGTATCGTCCCCGCGACGTCGTGCTTGTGGACCAGTTCTTTGACCGGACCAAACGCGCTGCGGACCACACCTTCTTTGGCAACGGTATTGTGGCCCATGTGGCCTTTGCCCATCCGGTGTGTGAGGAGCTTCGCCGGTTGCTGCTGCGGGCGTCGAAGGGGTGTGGCGTGCGGATCCACGATGGCGGCACCTACGTGAACATGGAGGGACCCGCCTTCAGCACGCGTGCCGAGTCCATGCTCAATCACCGCCTTGGCTTTGACGTGGTCGGCATGACCAATCTGGGCGAGGCCAAGTGCGCCCGTGAGGCGGAAATCGCCTACGCCACGATGGCGATGGTCACCGACTACGACTGCTGGAAGGAGGACGAGGCGCATGTGACTGTGGACCTCGTCATCGAAAACCTCCATCGCAACGCCGCCGCCGCCCAGACGATCCTGCAGAAGACACTGCCCCTGATTCCAGAAGCGCCGGGCTGGCCGTGTCACGAGGCGCTCAAGAACGCCATCCTGACGGACCGCGCCCATTGGCCCGCGGCGACGGTGCGGCGGTTGGGTCCGATTCTTGAGAAATACTGCGCCGCGTGA
- a CDS encoding PhoPQ-activated pathogenicity-related family protein, translating to MPLRRPSLPFLMGFVSLALLAGSALHAGPRAVPPERQTALDRYVAAPDATYGWTRVISMRDESATGYALELTSQTWRSAAEVDRPTWKHWLLVVKPDDLAHTTGLLFISGGNNRGTRPPAPGRELIRIAKDTRCVVAELRMVPNQPLVLDNDGVERVEDDFIAWTWDRFLRTGDALWPARLPMTKAAVRAMDAVTEFLASEDGGKVTVDRFVVAGGSKRGWTTWTTAIVDDRVVAICPIVIDVLNVEPSMLHHYQAYGFYAPAVGNYAEQHRIMDWLGTPEIEQLNRIEDPFAYLERLDLPKLLINATGDQFFLPDSSQFYFDRLPGVKYLRYVPNADHSLRNTDAYETLLAWQFVIANRRPFPRFEWTHSDGGVLTVTTEDRPEQVVLWRAHNPSVRDFRMEVAGPVFQSVPMESDAPGVFRARVPRPEGGWTAYFAELTYDVGAAAPLKVTTDVKVTPDTLPFPPPNPIRPKGFLSR from the coding sequence ATGCCGTTGCGCCGTCCGTCCCTGCCCTTCCTGATGGGTTTCGTTTCTCTGGCATTGCTTGCGGGATCCGCTCTGCATGCCGGTCCTCGCGCGGTGCCTCCGGAGCGCCAGACCGCGCTGGACCGCTACGTGGCGGCGCCCGACGCGACCTATGGCTGGACCCGGGTGATTTCGATGCGGGACGAGAGCGCCACGGGGTACGCCCTGGAACTGACCTCGCAGACCTGGCGGTCCGCGGCCGAGGTGGATCGCCCGACGTGGAAGCACTGGCTCCTGGTGGTCAAGCCCGACGACCTGGCCCACACCACGGGCCTGCTGTTCATTTCCGGGGGCAACAACCGCGGCACCCGTCCGCCGGCACCGGGTCGCGAGTTGATCCGGATCGCCAAGGACACCCGGTGCGTGGTCGCGGAGCTGCGCATGGTGCCCAACCAACCGCTGGTGCTCGACAACGACGGGGTCGAGCGGGTGGAGGACGATTTCATTGCCTGGACCTGGGACCGGTTCCTGCGCACCGGTGACGCGCTCTGGCCGGCACGGCTGCCGATGACCAAGGCGGCAGTCCGCGCCATGGATGCGGTGACCGAGTTCCTCGCGTCCGAGGACGGCGGCAAGGTCACGGTGGACCGCTTCGTCGTGGCCGGCGGTTCGAAGCGCGGTTGGACGACGTGGACGACGGCAATCGTGGATGACCGCGTGGTGGCCATCTGTCCGATTGTCATTGATGTGCTCAATGTCGAGCCGTCCATGCTCCATCATTATCAGGCCTACGGGTTCTATGCTCCCGCGGTCGGGAATTATGCGGAACAGCACCGGATCATGGACTGGCTGGGCACGCCCGAGATCGAGCAGTTGAACCGGATTGAGGACCCGTTTGCCTATCTGGAGCGGCTCGACCTGCCCAAGCTCCTCATCAATGCGACGGGAGACCAATTCTTCCTGCCGGACTCCTCGCAGTTCTATTTCGATCGGCTTCCCGGGGTGAAATACCTCCGCTACGTGCCGAATGCGGACCATTCCCTGCGCAACACCGATGCCTACGAAACCCTGCTTGCGTGGCAGTTCGTGATCGCCAATCGCCGGCCGTTTCCAAGATTTGAATGGACCCACAGTGATGGCGGTGTGCTCACGGTCACGACCGAGGACCGCCCCGAACAGGTCGTCCTGTGGCGTGCCCACAATCCGTCCGTTCGCGACTTCCGCATGGAGGTCGCCGGCCCCGTCTTCCAGTCGGTGCCCATGGAGTCGGACGCCCCCGGCGTGTTTCGTGCCCGCGTGCCACGGCCGGAGGGCGGCTGGACGGCGTATTTCGCGGAGTTGACCTACGATGTGGGCGCGGCGGCACCGCTCAAGGTGACCACCGACGTCAAGGTCACCCCGGACACCCTGCCGTTCCCGCCGCCCAATCCAATCCGCCCCAAGGGATTCCTCTCGCGTTGA